A stretch of Pirellulales bacterium DNA encodes these proteins:
- a CDS encoding PVC-type heme-binding CxxCH protein — MILQIRSPLRCLIFAFLALAPIETIAAHEPAASGAGRIHVLLLGDRTGHHRPEVFAKVISAALGPMGIDLTFTQNIHDLNADKLNHFDCLAIYGDSGDLPPAEERAMIDYVEAGHGLVAVHCASNIFRNSQRYTALIGGRFEKHQTGVFRARIIDAQHPAMRGVHSFESWDETYVHNELSDDRMVLMVREHDMQYEPWTWVRRQGKGRVFYTASGHDERTWNQTGYHELLAGGIRWAAGQATDNSPPLEYEQTAVGLPNYRPNKGSGNEGERISEVQKPLNPADSIAHMHLPEGFHVELFAAEPEIVKPIAMSFDERGRLWIAESTDYPNTIHEHPDREGGDKILVCSDTQSPNPADHQFKLFADNLNIPTSVLPIGGGAMVAVGADILLLKDSRASAAALAPSPSPKRGEGRSVVRRAVVSGFNRGDTHGCVSNLHYGLDNWIYGSDGYDGGTVKAGGVEHRFRQGFFRFRPDGSEFESLGQTSNNTWGLGIGPAGDIFGSTANNEHSVFLAMPNRYYEAVRGWNGPAVVGIEDHKLFHPVTDDVRQVDNFGGYTAAAGCELLTAHAFPADYCDRAALVCEPTGHLVHLDWLAPQASGFVAHDGYNLMASTDAWTAPIAAQVGPDGAVWFIDWYTPVVQHNPTPHGFKTGEGHAYVTPLRDKTHGRIYRIVADGFKTPVYPKLDVDNPQTLIDALGNENLFWRLQAQRLLVERGKKDILRNLADIVQHRPSPPVGPTSAAPRAAVPMPDRSGYAALHALRAMQGLGAFAGDRGEWDAALVAGLQHPAAGVRRSALACLPHSAGSVEKILAARSLFDPEPLVRKDALLALSEMPATPASEAAVIQMFSEERNYADRWIPIAVVAAGAKGNIAFLTAAARAKVKPEAKFAPRLTEAIRIVAEDFARGPDHQHVADILRALSGSDATVAEATVAGLLAGWPAAKPPELSADSIEGLSKLLGRLSPSGRMKVVALGKLWHAGDKFDAAAGAIRKTLLATIADTSASDAARLEAAGQLVTVGLDDEATTALVDGITPKSSPELVAGLLDAVSHSNSATVGTALVGQWNQLSQSGRTAAAAVLLSRPQWSAALVEGLEKDRVALGDLSLDQAQKLSQLADPALAERAKKVFARGGRLPNADRRKVVDQFMPQVDRHGDAAKGQAIFEQNCAKCHRHGNIGAKIAPDLTGIAARKRSDILIAVLDPNRSVEGNYQQYNLTTEDGRTFAGLLVGDNRTTVDLLDAEGKHHVVLRENIDSLVNTRRSLMPEGFEKLGADGLANLLEFLSAKGKYLPLPIGRVATITSVRGMFYSKDADEQRLIFPDWEPKTFDGVPFHLVDPRGGTAPNVIMLYSPNGELTRPMPKSVSLPCSTPAKAIHFLSGVSGWGYPSSRGHTVSMIVRLHYAGGATEDIPLYNGEQFADYIRRVDVPGSKFAFKLRDQQIRYFAVYPQRKDSIDTIELVKGPDATAPIVMAVTVETGE; from the coding sequence ATGATATTACAAATCCGCTCGCCGCTTCGTTGCCTGATTTTCGCATTCCTTGCGCTCGCGCCCATCGAGACGATTGCCGCGCACGAACCGGCGGCGAGCGGCGCCGGCCGAATCCATGTGCTTTTGCTCGGCGATCGCACCGGGCATCATCGGCCCGAAGTGTTCGCCAAGGTGATTTCCGCCGCGCTCGGGCCGATGGGCATCGACCTGACGTTCACGCAAAACATCCACGACCTCAACGCCGACAAGCTGAACCATTTCGATTGCCTGGCCATCTACGGCGATAGCGGCGACCTGCCGCCCGCGGAAGAACGGGCCATGATCGACTACGTCGAGGCTGGCCATGGCCTCGTGGCCGTGCATTGCGCATCAAACATCTTCCGCAATAGCCAGCGCTACACGGCACTCATTGGCGGGCGGTTCGAGAAGCACCAAACCGGCGTGTTCCGCGCCCGAATCATCGACGCGCAGCATCCTGCGATGCGCGGCGTGCACAGTTTCGAAAGCTGGGACGAAACCTATGTCCACAATGAATTGAGCGACGATCGCATGGTGCTGATGGTTCGGGAGCACGACATGCAATACGAGCCGTGGACCTGGGTTCGCCGCCAGGGAAAGGGGCGCGTGTTCTACACCGCCTCGGGCCACGATGAGCGCACCTGGAATCAAACCGGCTATCACGAACTTCTGGCCGGCGGAATCCGCTGGGCCGCCGGCCAAGCGACCGACAACAGCCCACCGCTCGAATACGAGCAAACCGCCGTCGGCTTGCCGAACTATCGGCCGAACAAGGGTTCGGGCAACGAAGGCGAGCGCATTTCCGAAGTGCAAAAACCACTCAACCCGGCCGACTCGATCGCTCACATGCATCTGCCCGAAGGGTTTCATGTCGAACTGTTTGCTGCCGAGCCGGAGATCGTCAAGCCGATCGCGATGTCGTTCGACGAGCGCGGCCGGCTGTGGATCGCCGAAAGCACCGATTATCCGAACACGATCCACGAACATCCGGATCGCGAAGGGGGCGATAAGATCCTCGTTTGCAGCGACACTCAATCGCCAAATCCCGCCGACCACCAATTCAAGCTCTTCGCCGACAACCTGAACATTCCGACGAGCGTTTTGCCGATCGGCGGCGGAGCGATGGTGGCGGTTGGAGCGGATATTTTATTGTTGAAGGATAGCCGCGCGAGCGCGGCGGCCCTCGCCCCCAGCCCCTCTCCCAAACGGGGAGAGGGAAGAAGCGTGGTGCGACGCGCCGTCGTCAGCGGATTCAATCGTGGCGATACGCATGGTTGCGTTTCGAATTTGCACTACGGGCTCGACAACTGGATCTATGGCTCCGACGGCTACGACGGCGGCACGGTAAAGGCCGGCGGCGTCGAACATCGCTTCCGCCAAGGCTTCTTCCGCTTCCGGCCGGATGGCTCCGAGTTCGAGTCGCTCGGCCAGACGAGCAACAACACTTGGGGCCTGGGCATCGGCCCGGCGGGCGATATCTTCGGTTCGACCGCCAACAACGAACATTCCGTCTTTCTCGCCATGCCGAATCGCTACTACGAAGCGGTTCGCGGCTGGAATGGTCCGGCGGTCGTCGGCATCGAAGACCACAAGCTGTTTCACCCGGTGACCGACGACGTGCGGCAGGTCGACAATTTCGGCGGCTATACGGCCGCCGCCGGTTGCGAATTGCTCACCGCGCACGCGTTTCCCGCCGATTACTGCGATCGGGCGGCGCTCGTGTGCGAGCCGACCGGCCACTTGGTCCACCTCGATTGGCTCGCGCCGCAAGCCAGCGGTTTCGTTGCCCACGACGGCTACAACCTTATGGCCAGCACCGACGCTTGGACCGCTCCGATCGCCGCGCAGGTCGGGCCCGACGGGGCCGTATGGTTCATCGATTGGTATACCCCGGTTGTGCAACACAACCCCACGCCGCATGGCTTCAAGACCGGCGAAGGCCACGCCTATGTCACGCCGCTTCGCGACAAGACCCACGGCCGGATCTATCGCATCGTCGCCGACGGTTTTAAGACGCCCGTCTACCCGAAGCTCGACGTCGACAATCCGCAAACACTCATTGATGCTTTGGGCAATGAAAACCTCTTCTGGCGCTTGCAAGCGCAGCGGCTGCTCGTGGAGCGCGGCAAGAAAGACATACTTCGGAATCTGGCCGACATCGTGCAGCATCGCCCATCGCCTCCAGTTGGCCCGACATCGGCGGCGCCGCGGGCCGCGGTTCCAATGCCCGATAGGTCGGGCTACGCCGCGTTGCATGCGCTGCGAGCGATGCAAGGCTTAGGCGCGTTTGCCGGCGACCGCGGAGAGTGGGATGCGGCGCTTGTCGCGGGCCTGCAGCATCCTGCCGCAGGCGTGCGGCGATCGGCGCTTGCGTGCCTGCCGCACTCTGCCGGGTCGGTCGAAAAAATTCTCGCCGCTCGTTCGCTGTTCGATCCCGAGCCGCTGGTGCGCAAAGATGCCCTGCTGGCGCTATCGGAAATGCCCGCCACACCCGCAAGCGAAGCGGCAGTGATACAAATGTTTTCCGAAGAGCGGAACTACGCCGATCGCTGGATTCCGATTGCCGTCGTGGCCGCTGGGGCAAAAGGGAATATCGCATTTCTGACCGCGGCCGCCAGGGCCAAAGTGAAACCGGAGGCCAAATTCGCCCCGCGGCTTACCGAAGCGATCCGCATCGTGGCCGAAGATTTTGCCCGCGGCCCGGACCACCAACACGTCGCCGACATTCTTCGCGCGCTCAGCGGCAGCGATGCGACCGTCGCCGAGGCAACGGTAGCTGGGCTGCTCGCGGGTTGGCCGGCCGCCAAGCCGCCGGAGCTTTCCGCGGATTCGATCGAGGGGCTATCAAAACTTTTGGGCCGCCTTTCGCCGAGTGGACGGATGAAAGTCGTCGCGCTGGGCAAGCTCTGGCATGCCGGCGATAAATTCGACGCCGCGGCCGGCGCGATTCGCAAAACCCTCTTGGCAACAATTGCCGACACGAGCGCTTCGGATGCAGCTCGACTCGAAGCCGCCGGCCAATTGGTCACCGTCGGCCTCGACGATGAAGCTACTACCGCGCTGGTCGACGGAATCACGCCCAAGAGCAGCCCCGAACTGGTGGCGGGGCTTTTGGACGCCGTTTCACATAGCAATTCCGCCACCGTCGGCACCGCGCTTGTCGGCCAGTGGAATCAATTGTCGCAGTCCGGCCGGACGGCGGCAGCGGCCGTGTTGCTCAGCCGTCCGCAATGGTCGGCCGCGCTGGTCGAAGGATTGGAAAAGGATCGCGTCGCGCTCGGCGATCTTTCGCTCGATCAGGCCCAGAAGCTCTCGCAGCTTGCCGATCCGGCGCTTGCCGAGCGGGCAAAAAAGGTCTTTGCCCGCGGCGGACGACTGCCCAATGCCGATCGCAGGAAAGTCGTCGATCAATTCATGCCGCAAGTCGACCGCCACGGCGACGCCGCGAAGGGCCAAGCCATCTTCGAGCAGAATTGCGCCAAATGCCATCGGCATGGCAATATCGGCGCCAAGATAGCCCCCGATCTCACCGGCATCGCCGCCCGCAAGCGCAGCGATATTCTAATCGCCGTATTGGACCCGAACCGCTCGGTCGAGGGCAACTATCAGCAATACAACCTCACGACCGAAGATGGCCGAACGTTTGCCGGCCTGCTGGTGGGCGACAATCGCACGACGGTCGATCTGCTCGATGCCGAAGGGAAACACCACGTCGTGCTGCGCGAGAACATCGATTCGCTGGTGAACACGCGGCGCTCGCTGATGCCGGAGGGATTCGAAAAACTCGGGGCTGATGGCCTGGCGAATCTCTTGGAATTCCTGTCGGCGAAAGGCAAATACCTGCCGCTGCCGATCGGCCGCGTGGCGACGATCACGAGTGTTCGCGGCATGTTCTACAGCAAGGATGCCGACGAGCAGCGGCTGATCTTTCCCGATTGGGAGCCGAAGACGTTCGACGGCGTGCCGTTTCATCTGGTCGATCCGCGCGGCGGCACGGCGCCGAACGTGATCATGCTCTACAGTCCGAACGGCGAACTGACCCGCCCGATGCCCAAGAGCGTCAGCTTGCCCTGCAGCACGCCGGCCAAGGCGATCCATTTCTTGAGCGGCGTGAGCGGCTGGGGATATCCATCCAGCCGTGGGCACACCGTGTCGATGATCGTCCGGCTGCACTATGCGGGCGGGGCAACGGAAGACATCCCGCTCTACAACGGCGAGCAATTCGCCGACTACATTCGTCGCGTGGACGTGCCGGGCTCGAAATTCGCTTTCAAACTTCGCGACCAGCAGATTCGCTATTTCGCGGTCTATCCGCAGCGGAAGGATTCGATCGACACGATCGAACTGGTGAAAGGCCCCGACGCGACGGCCCCGATCGTCATGGCCGTGACCGTGGAAACGGGCGAGTAG
- a CDS encoding Gfo/Idh/MocA family oxidoreductase: MSDREGAGNEINVAIIGLGFGAEFIPLYQRHPHARLYAICQRDRKKLDQIGDAFKVERRYSDYRQLLADPDVHAVHINTPIPDHAWMSIAALEAGKHVACTVPMATSVDDCRRIVELSRQTGLKYMMMETTVYSREFFFVQEMYQRGDLGRLQFLRASHQQEMAGWPGYWEGLPPMHYATHCVGPVLALPDRRAAAVSCFGSGRIDENLIPKYGSSFAVETCHIQLQDSDLSAEITRSLFNTARQYRESFDVYGSKQSFEWTQIEHEDAIVFNGETPRRVKVPDYGSRLPKDIQQYTTRGVYDSEEHRHLSFVQGSGHGGSHPHLAHEFISALVEGRDPHPNASQSANWTCVGILAHQSAMAGGEKILLPEFTLL, encoded by the coding sequence ATGAGCGATCGAGAAGGCGCCGGCAATGAAATCAATGTGGCGATCATTGGCCTGGGATTCGGAGCGGAGTTCATTCCGCTTTATCAGCGGCATCCGCATGCACGGCTCTATGCCATCTGCCAGCGCGACCGGAAAAAACTCGATCAAATCGGCGATGCGTTCAAAGTCGAGCGGCGCTACAGCGACTACCGGCAATTGCTCGCCGACCCGGACGTTCATGCGGTGCATATCAACACGCCCATTCCCGACCACGCCTGGATGAGCATCGCCGCGCTCGAGGCGGGAAAGCACGTGGCATGCACGGTGCCGATGGCCACGTCGGTCGACGATTGCCGGCGGATCGTCGAGCTAAGCCGGCAGACGGGGCTGAAGTATATGATGATGGAAACGACGGTCTACTCGCGCGAGTTTTTCTTCGTACAAGAGATGTACCAGCGGGGCGATCTGGGGCGATTGCAATTCTTGCGCGCATCGCATCAACAGGAAATGGCCGGCTGGCCCGGCTATTGGGAAGGGCTGCCGCCGATGCACTACGCGACGCATTGCGTCGGACCGGTGTTGGCGCTGCCCGACCGCCGAGCGGCGGCCGTTTCTTGCTTCGGCTCCGGCCGGATCGACGAGAATCTGATTCCGAAATACGGTTCGTCCTTCGCCGTCGAAACCTGCCACATCCAATTGCAGGATTCCGATCTGTCCGCGGAGATCACCCGGTCGCTCTTCAACACTGCCCGGCAGTATCGCGAAAGTTTCGATGTTTACGGCTCGAAGCAATCGTTCGAGTGGACCCAGATCGAGCATGAAGACGCGATCGTCTTCAACGGCGAAACGCCGCGGCGCGTGAAGGTGCCCGACTATGGTTCCCGGCTGCCGAAAGATATTCAGCAATACACGACGCGGGGCGTCTACGATTCCGAAGAACACCGGCACTTGTCATTCGTGCAGGGATCGGGGCACGGCGGTTCGCATCCGCACTTGGCCCACGAATTCATCTCGGCGCTCGTCGAAGGGCGCGATCCGCATCCCAATGCGTCCCAATCGGCGAATTGGACCTGCGTCGGAATCCTGGCCCACCAGTCGGCGATGGCCGGCGGCGAGAAAATCCTGTTGCCGGAATTCACGCTGCTATAG
- a CDS encoding transglutaminase family protein has translation MAGATMLEPPPPTSPVAAPAPAKVRRLKVRHANRFEYGMEVNRSVHRLQLRPVHDRRQTVVSHNLQIDPGVTTHDYEDVFGNWATRFEINEPYTKLAIVAESIVELLDVDPFAFARVEKRPTFPVSWMPWEFTMLAPYLAPVELPEAHLREIFDYAMSFVVRNKYDLLETLFDINLTMFREFTYVPMSTTNETTPFEVLKSKRGVCQDFANLVICMARMLNIPARYVCGYIFTGNTGPQRAVADASHAWLQLYLPGVGWKGFDPTNGLLPTTDHVRVSVGRHFRDTAPISGTIYSPANERLIIDVEVAEVE, from the coding sequence ATGGCCGGCGCCACGATGCTCGAACCGCCTCCTCCAACCTCGCCCGTGGCCGCGCCGGCACCAGCGAAAGTGCGCCGTTTGAAAGTGCGGCACGCAAACCGTTTTGAATATGGCATGGAGGTCAACCGTAGTGTCCATCGGCTCCAGCTTCGGCCAGTCCACGATCGACGGCAAACCGTGGTCTCGCACAATTTGCAAATCGATCCAGGTGTAACGACGCACGACTACGAAGATGTGTTCGGCAATTGGGCGACTCGATTCGAAATCAACGAGCCTTACACGAAACTCGCGATCGTCGCCGAATCGATCGTCGAGCTATTGGATGTCGACCCCTTCGCGTTCGCGCGGGTGGAAAAGCGGCCCACGTTTCCCGTGAGCTGGATGCCATGGGAATTCACGATGCTCGCACCGTATCTCGCGCCGGTGGAACTACCGGAGGCGCATCTGCGGGAGATTTTCGACTACGCCATGAGCTTCGTCGTGCGCAATAAATACGACCTGCTCGAAACGCTCTTCGACATCAATCTGACGATGTTTCGCGAATTCACGTACGTGCCGATGAGCACCACCAACGAAACGACTCCCTTCGAAGTGCTGAAGAGCAAACGCGGTGTTTGCCAGGATTTCGCGAACCTTGTGATCTGCATGGCCCGGATGCTGAATATTCCCGCGCGCTATGTTTGCGGTTATATTTTTACGGGCAATACCGGGCCGCAACGCGCCGTCGCGGATGCATCGCACGCTTGGCTGCAGTTGTATCTGCCGGGGGTCGGATGGAAGGGATTTGATCCGACCAACGGCTTGCTACCGACCACCGACCACGTGCGCGTTTCGGTGGGTCGCCATTTTCGCGACACGGCGCCAATCAGCGGCACGATTTATTCACCGGCCAACGAGCGGCTAATCATCGACGTCGAAGTCGCCGAAGTGGAATAG
- a CDS encoding transglutaminase family protein — MPIRVAINHQTDYEYDRLVGIFPQTIRLRPAPHCRTPIVSYSLKVQPEQHFFNWQQDPHGNFLARFVFPEKSRKFSIEVDLVAEMTVINPFDFFLEPEAESFPFQYDPVLAEELKPFLAVGSIEPLLAELLASVDRSKTSSVTFLVKLNNLLHERIKYVIRMDPGVQTCEETLRLSSGSCRDTAWLMVQTLRRLGLAARFVSGYLIQLTADIKSLDGPSGPASDFTDLHAWAEVYLPGAGWIGLDATSGLWAGEGHIPLAATPDPASAAPVTGAVEPCEAKFHFSMSVSRIHEDPRVTKPYSEDQWQRIESLGHRVDAELEAGAVRLTMGGEPTFVSIDDMDGPEWNTLALGEKKRLLAGDLLMRLRKRFAPTGLSHTGQGKWYPGESLPRWALACYWRKDGQPIWHDSTLLADDRKKYGHGDAEARSFMAALAGRLGVPDVASPGYEDVWHYLWKEGRLPVNVDPLKSQLDSAEERKRLAKVFGQGLGHVVGYALPLSPQRNPDGTIRWESREWRFRGERMYLIPGDSPMGHRLPLDRLPWSAAEDREFAEALDPVAPRDPLPEPADLARQYHIDRVPVHPSIAPAPPHLRAPVGSTVGGLAASAVAASDVAGAASALRATGVPVATSYMLGAGGGVEFEERTANDRAPIQNGATQNGHEWHGDSAAAAAEAPLPAMGESAKGVIRTALCIEAREGRLHLFMPPILRLEDYLALVAAIEATASELSLPVVIEGYPPPHDYRLRQIKVTPDPGVIEVNIHPSHSWDELVKNTTGLYEDARQSRLGTEKFMLDGRHTGTGGGNHVVLGGPTPAESPFLRRPDVLRSLLAYWNNHPSLSYLFSGTFVGPTSQAPRIDEARHDSLYELEIAFQQIPDRGGCPPWLVDRVFRHLLTDLTGNTHRAEFCIDKLFSPDTSTGRLGLLEFRAFEMPPHARMSLTQQLLLRVLISWFWRVPYRQKLAHWGTVLHDRYLLPHFVAQNFADVVADLNRAGYPMDADWFAPHLEFRFPVYGEVAYAGLRMELRAAIEPWNVLGEEPAGGSTARFVDSSVERLQVKVCAMTDPRHIVTCNGRRVPLHPTGTVGEFVAGVRYRAWQPANCLHPRIPVHAPLVFDIFDTWSGRSIGGCTWHVAHPGGRNYETFPVNANEAESRRVARFFKMGHTPGPMPAAKEECNCDFPLTLDLRRN, encoded by the coding sequence ATGCCGATTCGCGTCGCGATCAATCACCAGACCGATTACGAATACGACCGTCTCGTAGGAATTTTCCCGCAGACGATTCGCCTTCGCCCGGCCCCCCATTGCCGCACGCCAATTGTCAGTTATTCGCTCAAGGTGCAGCCGGAACAACACTTTTTCAACTGGCAGCAAGATCCGCACGGGAATTTTCTGGCCCGGTTCGTTTTTCCCGAAAAATCGCGCAAGTTTTCCATCGAAGTCGATCTCGTCGCCGAAATGACGGTGATCAATCCGTTCGACTTTTTTCTAGAACCCGAGGCCGAGAGTTTCCCGTTTCAATACGATCCCGTTCTGGCGGAAGAATTGAAACCGTTTCTCGCCGTTGGCTCCATCGAGCCTCTGCTTGCCGAATTGCTCGCCAGCGTCGATCGCTCGAAAACATCGTCGGTAACGTTCCTGGTGAAGCTGAACAACTTGCTCCATGAGCGGATCAAATATGTGATCCGCATGGACCCTGGCGTGCAGACTTGTGAAGAGACATTGCGGCTTTCGAGCGGATCGTGCCGCGACACGGCTTGGCTGATGGTGCAAACGCTCCGCAGGCTGGGGCTGGCCGCGCGCTTCGTTTCGGGCTATCTGATCCAACTCACGGCCGATATCAAATCACTCGACGGCCCCTCAGGCCCCGCGAGCGACTTCACAGATCTGCACGCTTGGGCGGAAGTCTACCTGCCGGGGGCCGGCTGGATTGGCTTGGATGCGACTTCCGGTCTATGGGCCGGCGAGGGACACATCCCGTTGGCGGCCACGCCCGACCCGGCCAGTGCCGCTCCGGTGACCGGCGCCGTCGAACCATGCGAAGCGAAGTTCCATTTCTCGATGTCGGTTTCGCGAATCCATGAAGATCCGCGTGTCACGAAGCCCTATTCCGAAGACCAGTGGCAGCGAATCGAGTCGCTCGGCCATCGCGTCGACGCTGAATTGGAAGCGGGCGCCGTGCGACTCACGATGGGGGGCGAGCCGACGTTTGTTTCGATCGACGATATGGATGGCCCCGAGTGGAATACGCTCGCCTTGGGCGAAAAAAAGCGGCTCTTGGCCGGCGACCTGCTCATGCGGTTGCGGAAACGTTTTGCCCCAACGGGTCTCTCGCACACCGGGCAGGGAAAATGGTATCCGGGCGAATCACTGCCCCGCTGGGCGCTGGCCTGCTATTGGCGCAAAGATGGTCAGCCGATCTGGCACGATTCCACGCTTTTGGCCGACGATCGCAAGAAGTATGGCCATGGCGATGCCGAAGCGCGCTCGTTCATGGCCGCGCTCGCGGGGCGGCTGGGCGTGCCGGATGTAGCCAGCCCCGGTTATGAGGACGTGTGGCATTATCTATGGAAGGAAGGCCGACTGCCAGTCAATGTCGACCCACTAAAATCGCAACTCGACTCGGCGGAAGAGCGAAAACGGCTGGCGAAGGTTTTCGGGCAGGGGCTCGGGCATGTCGTCGGCTACGCGCTGCCGTTGAGCCCGCAACGCAACCCGGATGGAACAATACGGTGGGAAAGCCGGGAATGGCGATTCCGCGGCGAGCGGATGTATTTGATCCCGGGCGATTCGCCGATGGGACACCGTTTGCCGCTCGATCGCCTCCCTTGGTCGGCCGCCGAGGACCGTGAATTCGCCGAAGCGCTCGATCCGGTCGCGCCGCGGGACCCGCTGCCCGAGCCGGCCGACCTTGCCCGGCAATATCACATCGATCGAGTGCCTGTTCATCCGTCGATCGCCCCTGCGCCTCCACACCTGCGCGCGCCCGTCGGCTCGACGGTTGGCGGCCTTGCGGCCAGCGCGGTTGCGGCAAGCGATGTCGCAGGAGCGGCCAGCGCACTGCGGGCCACGGGCGTCCCCGTAGCCACCTCGTATATGCTCGGCGCCGGCGGGGGCGTTGAATTCGAAGAACGGACAGCAAACGATCGAGCGCCAATACAAAACGGCGCGACGCAGAATGGGCATGAATGGCACGGCGATTCGGCCGCGGCCGCTGCGGAGGCACCGTTGCCGGCGATGGGTGAATCGGCCAAGGGGGTGATTCGCACGGCATTGTGCATCGAAGCGCGCGAGGGCCGGTTGCATCTCTTCATGCCGCCGATCCTCCGGCTTGAAGATTACTTGGCCTTGGTCGCGGCAATCGAAGCGACGGCAAGTGAACTGTCGCTCCCGGTTGTGATCGAAGGCTATCCACCGCCGCATGATTATCGACTTCGCCAGATCAAAGTCACTCCCGATCCGGGCGTCATCGAGGTAAATATCCATCCCTCGCATAGTTGGGACGAATTGGTGAAAAACACCACCGGACTATACGAAGATGCCCGGCAGTCGCGATTAGGCACCGAGAAGTTCATGCTCGACGGCCGCCATACCGGCACGGGCGGCGGCAACCACGTCGTGCTCGGTGGGCCGACGCCGGCCGAGAGTCCGTTTCTGCGCCGGCCCGACGTGCTGCGATCCTTGCTGGCGTATTGGAACAACCATCCGTCGCTATCGTATCTTTTCAGCGGCACGTTTGTCGGGCCGACGAGCCAGGCGCCGCGGATCGACGAGGCCCGGCATGACAGTTTGTACGAACTGGAAATCGCGTTTCAACAGATTCCCGATCGAGGCGGTTGCCCGCCGTGGTTGGTCGACCGCGTGTTCCGCCATTTGCTGACGGATCTGACGGGCAACACGCATCGGGCAGAGTTTTGCATCGACAAATTATTCTCGCCCGACACGTCCACCGGCCGGCTGGGCTTGCTGGAGTTTCGGGCATTTGAAATGCCGCCGCATGCCCGGATGAGCCTGACGCAACAGTTGCTACTGCGCGTATTGATTTCCTGGTTTTGGCGTGTGCCGTATCGGCAAAAGCTGGCACATTGGGGCACCGTGTTGCACGACCGCTACTTGCTGCCGCATTTCGTCGCGCAGAATTTTGCCGACGTGGTCGCCGATTTAAACCGGGCGGGATACCCAATGGACGCCGACTGGTTCGCGCCGCATCTGGAATTCCGCTTTCCCGTTTATGGCGAGGTGGCTTACGCGGGCTTGCGGATGGAGCTGCGTGCGGCGATCGAACCTTGGAATGTGCTCGGCGAAGAGCCGGCCGGCGGCAGTACGGCGCGATTCGTCGATTCATCGGTTGAACGGCTGCAAGTGAAAGTTTGCGCCATGACCGACCCGCGGCATATTGTCACCTGCAACGGGCGCCGCGTGCCGCTGCATCCGACCGGCACGGTGGGCGAATTCGTGGCGGGCGTGCGCTATCGGGCGTGGCAGCCGGCGAACTGCTTGCATCCGAGGA